The Toxorhynchites rutilus septentrionalis strain SRP unplaced genomic scaffold, ASM2978413v1 HiC_scaffold_32, whole genome shotgun sequence genome contains a region encoding:
- the LOC129781993 gene encoding histone H2B-like — MAPKTSGKAAKKSGKAQKSITKTDKKKKKVRRKESYAIYIYKVLKQVHPDTGISSKAMSIMNSFVNDIFERIAAESSRLAHYNKRSTITSREIQTAVRLLLPGELAKHAVSEGTKAVTKYTSSK; from the coding sequence ATGGCTCCTAAAACCAGTGGAAAGGCAGCGAAGAAGTCCGGAAAGGCTCAGAAAAGTATTACCAAGACcgacaagaaaaagaagaaggtcCGCAGGAAGGAAAGCTACGCTATCTACATTTACAAAGTGTTGAAACAAGTCCATCCTGACACGGGTATATCATCCAAAGCCATGAGTATCATGAACAGCTTTGTGAATGATATTTTCGAACGCATCGCCGCTGAATCATCTCGTTTAGCGCATTACAACAAGCGATCAACTATAACTTCTCGTGAAATTCAAACCGCAGTTCGTTTATTGCTACCAGGAGAATTGGCCAAACACGCTGTCTCCGAAGGAACCAAAGCCGTCACaaagtataccagctccaagTAA